Genomic DNA from Magnolia sinica isolate HGM2019 chromosome 4, MsV1, whole genome shotgun sequence:
ATTTGCATCCTGCATCCTTGTTGTTCCAAGAAGTCTCTTACCATGGAAAGCTTTTCTTTGGTTCTCCATGAGGGAACCAGATCTGTGCACACTTGTTTGATGTTCATCTCATCCCCACAACCTTCAACCTGTCTTGGACCTGTTTCTTGTGAGAATAGCCTTCTCTGTAGAGAATCAAGAGATGTCATGGCTTGTGGTGTGAGTTTGCCACAAAGTATTCATGATGATTTGATGGCATGCATATgccacattttattttatttgattttggttattCCTCTGATTCTCCCTCAACAAAGAATGTAAGCCCACTCTCAGAATCTAAATCTTTCATAACTCTACAGAAACTCTCGACGAAAGTATGAATCTCATCTGCATGGGGATGCGTTCTATCACCCGCAGTGAATACGTGGACTTTGCTATGCAGCTCAATCCAACTATAGCCTGGTTGCTTTCTGATCTTATTCCTCTCCATCATCATTCTCACTTCTGTCGCATCGTCCCATCTATCTGCATCCACATACATGTTGTGGAGCAATACATAGGGTGCAGAGCTCTCAGGCTCAATTATCATCAATGCCTCTGCTGCAATCTGTGCCAAATCCATGTTATTATGCACCCTGCAAGCGCCAAGCAATGCTCCCCACACAGCTCTATCTGGTGCAACTGGCATTCCCTCAATTAGCTCCACGGCATCTTTCAACTGCCCATGTCGCCCGATGACATCCACAAGCGAAGCAAAATGCTCAACTCTTGGTGAGATTCCAAACTCATGAACCATGCAGTCAAACTGTCTCCTGCCTTCGGCAACTAACCCTGCATGGGTGCATGCATTGAGCACTGAGATGAACGTGATGTGGGTGGGACGCACCTTCAGTGTTTTCATTTCTCTGAAGAGATCGAGAGCTTCTCCCGCAAAGCCATGCTGTGCATACCCTCCAATCATTGCATTCCATGAGACAACATCTCTTTGCATTTGCATATCATCAAAGATGGCCTTTGCATCTGTTATATTCCCACACCGAGAATACATGGTAATGAGGGAATTATTTATTGGAATATCTGGAATGACTGTTTTCGAGATGCGCTGATGAATCTGCATTCCCAGGTGGAGCGCCGCAAGCCCTGAACATGCGCTGAGCACTGAAGACAGTGTGTGTTTGTCTGgtttcccgccatctgattgcaTTTGAAAGAAGAGTCCCATTGCACCTTCATAGTCCCCATTCTGCTCATATCCTGCTATCATTGAATTCCATGAAACCAGGCTTTTCTGAGGCATTTTCTCAAAGAAATCCCTTGCAAGCTCCAACTCCCCTTTCTGTGCATAACCGGAGATCATGGAATTCCATGATCGGCTGTCAGGATCCGGCATTTCGTGAAAAAGAGATGCAGCTTCTTCCAAATCCGATGCATGAACATACCCAGTGATCATGGTATTCCACGAAACCAAATCTCTCtcgggcatttcatcgaacagctCACGTGCCGAATTAATGTTGCCAGCTTTCACATAGCACATGATCATAGAATTCCATGAGACTATGTTTCTTTCAAAC
This window encodes:
- the LOC131242216 gene encoding pentatricopeptide repeat-containing protein At1g62260, mitochondrial gives rise to the protein MGAFTFSLFTYSRRAAQLEKKKISHQLTTGGQSSRSRSYSTIATQSKHPQQKITCSTDRDFRLRNKTISLLIRSGRLSEARRVFDEMLQRNVVTWNSMISGYVRQREISNARKLFDAMPERDIVSWNVMISGYVSCLGRGHIEEGRWLFDRMPERDTVSWNTMISGYARNGRMEDALNLFQRMPGRNVISWNAMISGFLQHGDISTAIEMFERMPTRDSASLSGLISGLIQNRKLEDAADVLLKIGRVDSAEDAVDAYNTLIAGYGQSGRVDEARQLFDQIPLPLYQERVKKRDLIQRFERNIVSWNSMIMCYVKAGNINSARELFDEMPERDLVSWNTMITGYVHASDLEEAASLFHEMPDPDSRSWNSMISGYAQKGELELARDFFEKMPQKSLVSWNSMIAGYEQNGDYEGAMGLFFQMQSDGGKPDKHTLSSVLSACSGLAALHLGMQIHQRISKTVIPDIPINNSLITMYSRCGNITDAKAIFDDMQMQRDVVSWNAMIGGYAQHGFAGEALDLFREMKTLKVRPTHITFISVLNACTHAGLVAEGRRQFDCMVHEFGISPRVEHFASLVDVIGRHGQLKDAVELIEGMPVAPDRAVWGALLGACRVHNNMDLAQIAAEALMIIEPESSAPYVLLHNMYVDADRWDDATEVRMMMERNKIRKQPGYSWIELHSKVHVFTAGDRTHPHADEIHTFVESFCRVMKDLDSESGLTFFVEGESEE